A window of Mucilaginibacter sp. PAMC 26640 contains these coding sequences:
- a CDS encoding haloacid dehalogenase: MTRIDDFREIIDNYEVIFFDAFGVIKNYGGLVPGIERTFDYLEEEGKEYYIVTNDASRSPAQLAESYHRKGLHAITAERIISSGMLTKEYLDLKVEDGIVAYLGTDDSAHYIESEGLHTLPVSQITAENIDKVNALVFLDDEGFDWCSDLNKAVNLLRRRTIPVIVANTDFAYPVNVNELAIAIGGIAAMVETIVGKKFIRFGKPDSQIFMFAYDLIREYRPISKKEIVMVGDTLQTDILGGNKFGLDTVLVLSGNTLAGDAQTRMTSTGIVPTYICNSAVIK, encoded by the coding sequence ATGACACGCATTGATGATTTTCGTGAGATAATAGATAACTACGAAGTAATATTTTTTGATGCATTTGGCGTAATAAAAAATTATGGCGGGTTGGTGCCGGGCATCGAACGGACCTTTGATTATCTGGAAGAGGAAGGTAAAGAATATTATATTGTAACAAACGATGCATCGCGCAGCCCGGCGCAACTGGCAGAATCTTACCATCGCAAGGGCTTGCATGCAATTACTGCGGAAAGAATCATTTCCTCGGGTATGCTTACAAAAGAGTATCTCGACCTGAAGGTGGAGGACGGTATTGTTGCTTACCTCGGCACTGATGATTCGGCGCACTATATTGAGAGTGAGGGACTACACACCCTCCCCGTAAGCCAGATTACGGCCGAAAATATCGATAAAGTAAACGCGCTAGTTTTTTTAGATGATGAAGGCTTCGATTGGTGCAGCGATCTGAATAAGGCGGTAAATTTGCTGAGGCGACGAACTATCCCGGTTATTGTAGCCAATACCGATTTTGCCTACCCGGTGAACGTTAATGAACTCGCTATCGCAATTGGTGGAATTGCGGCCATGGTAGAAACTATTGTCGGCAAAAAATTTATCCGCTTCGGTAAACCCGACTCACAGATCTTCATGTTTGCGTATGATTTGATCCGCGAGTATCGACCGATCAGCAAAAAAGAAATTGTGATGGTAGGTGACACCTTACAAACTGATATTTTGGGTGGAAACAAGTTTGGTCTGGATACCGTGCTGGTATTGTCAGGTAATACGCTGGCCGGAGATGCGCAAACCCGCATGACCAGCACCGGGATAGTCCCAACTTATATTTGCAATTCTGCTGTTATAAAGTAA